In a genomic window of Apteryx mantelli isolate bAptMan1 chromosome 2, bAptMan1.hap1, whole genome shotgun sequence:
- the LOC106482185 gene encoding myosin regulatory light chain 2, smooth muscle minor isoform-like isoform X2 has product METCPCSLGQYPKINMSSKRAKMKTTKKNPQRATSNVFATFDQSQIQEFKEAFNMIDQNRDGFIDKEDLHDMLASLGKNSTDEYLDAMMNEAPGAINFTMFFTMFGEKLNGMDPENVIRNAFACFDEEATGFIQDYLRELLTTMGDRFTDEEVDELYREAPIDKKGNFNYIEFTRILKHGAKDKDD; this is encoded by the exons TATCCAAAAATCAACATGTCTAGCAAAAGAGCAAAGATGAAGACCACCAAAAAGAACCCTCAGCGTGCCACTTCCAATGTATTTGCAACGTTTGATCAGTCACAGATTCAAGAATTCAAAGAGGCTTTCAACATGATTGATCAGAACAGGGATGGCTTCATTGACAAAGAAGACTTGCACGATATGCTCGCCTCCCTTG GAAAGAATTCAACAGATGAATACCTAGATGCCATGATGAATGAGGCTCCAGGCGCCATAAACTTCACTATGTTCTTCACAATGTTTGGAGAGAAGTTAAATGGCATGGACCCAGAAAACGTAATCAGAAATGCTTTTGCTTGCTTTGATGAGGAAGCAACAG GGTTTATTCAAGACTACCTGAGAGAGCTGCTGACAACTATGGGAGACAGGTTTACAGATGAAGAGGTAGATGAGCTGTACAGAGAGGCACCAATTGACAAAAAGGGGAATTTCAACTACATTGAGTTCACACGCATCCTTAAACATGGAGCAAAAGACAAGGATGACTGA
- the LOC106482185 gene encoding myosin regulatory light chain 2, smooth muscle minor isoform-like isoform X3, translating into MSSKRAKMKTTKKNPQRATSNVFATFDQSQIQEFKEAFNMIDQNRDGFIDKEDLHDMLASLGKNSTDEYLDAMMNEAPGAINFTMFFTMFGEKLNGMDPENVIRNAFACFDEEATGFIQDYLRELLTTMGDRFTDEEVDELYREAPIDKKGNFNYIEFTRILKHGAKDKDD; encoded by the exons ATGTCTAGCAAAAGAGCAAAGATGAAGACCACCAAAAAGAACCCTCAGCGTGCCACTTCCAATGTATTTGCAACGTTTGATCAGTCACAGATTCAAGAATTCAAAGAGGCTTTCAACATGATTGATCAGAACAGGGATGGCTTCATTGACAAAGAAGACTTGCACGATATGCTCGCCTCCCTTG GAAAGAATTCAACAGATGAATACCTAGATGCCATGATGAATGAGGCTCCAGGCGCCATAAACTTCACTATGTTCTTCACAATGTTTGGAGAGAAGTTAAATGGCATGGACCCAGAAAACGTAATCAGAAATGCTTTTGCTTGCTTTGATGAGGAAGCAACAG GGTTTATTCAAGACTACCTGAGAGAGCTGCTGACAACTATGGGAGACAGGTTTACAGATGAAGAGGTAGATGAGCTGTACAGAGAGGCACCAATTGACAAAAAGGGGAATTTCAACTACATTGAGTTCACACGCATCCTTAAACATGGAGCAAAAGACAAGGATGACTGA